A stretch of DNA from Juglans microcarpa x Juglans regia isolate MS1-56 chromosome 5D, Jm3101_v1.0, whole genome shotgun sequence:
AAATTTTCAAAGCAGTCCACTAATTAACCCAAAACAGTTTACAAATAACCCCAAAACAGTCCAGAAATTTCCAAAACAGTCCACTAATTAccctaaaaaaattcacaaattgctAAGACAGTCCATAAATAATCCAAAACAGTCCACAAATACCCAAAACAATCCACAAATGAgctaaaataattcacaaattgCTAAGACAGTCCACAAATACTCCATATCAGATCACAAGTACCTAAAATAGTCCATAAATAAGCTAAAACAATCCACAACAAATCCCAAAAACAGTCCAAAAATTTCCAAAGCAGTCCATTAATTACCCTAAAACAATTCACAAATTGCTAAGAGAGTCCATAAATTATCCAAAACAATCCACAAATACCCAAAACAGTCCACAAATGAGCTAAAACAATCCACTAATTActccatatcatatcagaagTAGCCTATACAGTCCATTAATTACTCCATTTCAGATCACAAGTAGTCAAAACAGTTCACTAATTATCCCATATCAGATCACTAACAGTCCATTAATTTAGTTGCTACCCAGCCACATATTTATCCAGCCCACATGTGGCTGGACAGCCACTAAATTCTCAAAAAGTTTAGTACAATAAAATACTAGAAGTTAGACACCTCCATAAGGTGTCGAAGGAGATGTAGATGTACCTCCGAAATGGGActtcaaattctcaaaaattGCTAATTGAATATTACGAAAATATTCTTATTGCATGGCATTCATGCCACGTACATCTAATATCATTATCTTTAGTTCAAAATTCTTCTTTTCTAGTTCAAACTTCTTCTCCTCTAAttcaaacttcttcttctttaattcaAATACTTTCTCACTTTTTTCGCCTGCCTTCAACATAGCATTTCTCCGCTCTTCCATGGTCGTCGTTCTATCTTCAGTCATTTTAGCCAACGCTGTTTTGATCTCTACCTCTTTGCCTTCCATCGACTTccatttcctctctctttctttctcagcTTTTTTACCTGGAGGTCTCTCAATAAGAACCTATAGGTCCTCCTCGGCTAAATCAACATCAACTTCACTACCATATTTTTCTTGTGACTTTCTCTTCTTACCAAAGGTAGATATGTGTTgctgccattttggttggtgtctcaaAAGACACCAACAATGCTCCATTGTAAAATTAGACCTTACCATCTCTTTGTACAACATCTTGGCCTTCTCAATCTACAAAGGTAAGGGAATATgtgttagtttataaataagtccaacataaattcatgattaaaaaaaaatgtacataccttgtcttgctcggtTGCACCACTTGGGTGTAATGACTCTACCTGTGCTATATATGCACAGAACTTATTTGTCAATTTTTGAATCATGGACCATCGATTCATCAATGAGCCCTCAGAACGGTCATCaatgtttggttttttatattcatgataaaatgtggTAATTCTTTCCCACATTTGAGTTGACTTTTGATCAGTACTCCTTATCGCATCGATGCTAATGTTGAGCCAAGCTGAGACGAGGAGATTATCCTCCTCTACAATGAAAGATGCacctctttgaactttttttgaaTGATGCTTCTTTTCACCGTCAGTGGGGGTTGCTTGGATCACAACATTAGAATGTTGCGTTGGGGTGCTATTAAAACCTCCTCCCCCACTTCGTAAGAGAGTGGTGAAGAATGGGTCATCCTCAAAATGTGTATCCATCcttgaaaaagattaaattttcAAGGAGTCAGAAAAGTGACCCAATATAAGTCCAAATTCACAATATTCCAGCATATTCACAACATTCCATCTTGAGTTGCCTtggtttttaataataaatatcaaagaaatgcaattccagctccaatagttataagtgcacaataaaaaattcaaagcaTAACTCATGGATATCATCATGTTAACCATTTGAATATAATGTTAATCTACCTCACAAACTGTAAAGATGATGGTTTATAAGTCTGAGTTAGTCCTAGAATAGTA
This window harbors:
- the LOC121265746 gene encoding uncharacterized protein LOC121265746, with translation MDTHFEDDPFFTTLLRSGGGGFNSTPTQHSNVVIQATPTDGEKKHHSKKVQRGASFIVEEDNLLVSAWLNISIDAIRSTDQKSTQMWERITTFYHEYKKPNIDDRSEGSLMNRWSMIQKLTNKFCAYIAQVESLHPSGATEQDKIEKAKMLYKEMVLIERPPGKKAEKERERKWKSMEGKEVEIKTALAKMTEDRTTTMEERRNAMLKAGEKSEKVFELKKKKFELEEKKFELEKKNFELKIMILDVRGMNAMQ